From Rhodamnia argentea isolate NSW1041297 chromosome 10, ASM2092103v1, whole genome shotgun sequence, a single genomic window includes:
- the LOC115732518 gene encoding uncharacterized protein LOC115732518, with amino-acid sequence MDANLLGSKYWPVHVQRVSGDVRTTFFKCVRWQVEETLDPIDCPYHYYCDSTYLGDYSRVVDGLVLLFSVASYLVTLIIMILEVSGKGKSRLCKLKRYLLPSSPLSLSAVLLILAKGHRINSIFPVSCMGPAIFRLALISALAFDEGMVGDIKYVIFQASTMSGILHASLYLDSVLLPYYTGFDALVSSTFSRECESCVCRREVLVVGGTLVTYRAWSITSFLVVGALCLRVICRVGSDVGKITYILKHSLETLGLASVVLDSMYLLRNSPPERILLRTTAAGAELTLICIYVIGRICARLRQSQLQHEK; translated from the coding sequence ATGGACGCGAATCTCCTCGGTTCGAAATACTGGCCGGTCCACGTCCAACGGGTCTCTGGAGACGTCCGCACGACTTTCTTCAAATGTGTACGGTGGCAAGTCGAAGAAACGCTCGACCCCATTGATTGCCCATACCACTACTACTGCGACAGCACCTACCTGGGCGATTATTCCCGGGTCGTCGATGGCCTCGTCCTCCTATTTTCAGTGGCTTCTTATCTCGTAACACTGATCATCATGATCCTGGAAGTATCTGGGAAGGGTAAATCGCGCCTTTGCAAATTGAAGAGGTACTTGCTTCCGTCCAGCCCGCTTTCCCTCTCGGCAGTGCTGCTGATCCTTGCCAAAGGCCACCGAATAAACTCCATCTTCCCAGTTTCCTGCATGGGACCGGCGATATTCCGTCTTGCGCTCATATCTGCCCTTGCGTTTGACGAAGGTATGGTCGGTGACATCAAGTACGTCATTTTTCAGGCATCGACAATGTCTGGGATACTTCATGCGAGTCTATATCTGGACTCTGTTCTTTTACCTTACTACACAGGTTTTGACGCTCTAGTTTCCTCAACTTTCTCTCGCGAGTGCGAATCCTGTGTTTGTCGCAGAGAGGTTTTAGTTGTCGGAGGGACGTTAGTTACCTACAGGGCCTGGTCAATAACCAGCTTTCTTGTCGTGGGTGCTTTGTGCCTGAGAGTAATATGCAGGGTGGGCAGTGACGTTGGCAAGATCACGTATATTTTGAAACACTCGCTTGAAACCTTAGGTTTAGCGTCGGTGGTGTTGGACTCCATGTATTTGCTGAGAAATTCTCCACCGGAAAGGATTTTGCTCCGAACTACTGCTGCAGGAGCCGAGTTAACCTTAATTTGCATATATGTAATAGGAAGGATATGTGCTCGCCTTCGGCAATCGCAATTGCAGCATGAGAAATGA